One Azospirillum sp. B510 genomic window carries:
- a CDS encoding efflux RND transporter periplasmic adaptor subunit, giving the protein MRRFFLVLLVAAMIGGGGYYWYASHTAGAGGKTAAAEGAKAPPQGPRAVPVVTQLAAVQAVPEQIVTIGSVQPIAAIAIKPRVDSAVETVAFTEGQEVKAGDTLFTLDSRSLDAQLRQAQANLERDRANLEKAKGDVKRYAELVRTSAISRTTYDAAVATADALEGTVKADLAAIEAAKVSLSFTRITAPMDGRTGTVAAKVGAMVRAADSNPLVTLTQLRPINVSFNVPEKHLPAIRAAMATGSLPVTASIAGGHGQNPGGEKAEGRLSFVDSQVDQQTGTILVKGEFPNADTRLWPGQFVDTTLTLRIEQNALTVADLAVQTGQKGRFVYVVKADETVEVRPVTVERVHGGLAVISSGLENGERVVVDGQSRLFPGAKITEKPGAKPAAPAGAATAEGGNRQGSAADDGARKAAARGAVSQVPSAGGAT; this is encoded by the coding sequence ATGAGACGGTTTTTTCTGGTCCTGCTGGTTGCCGCGATGATCGGCGGTGGCGGGTACTATTGGTATGCGTCCCACACGGCCGGGGCGGGCGGCAAAACCGCCGCCGCGGAAGGCGCCAAGGCGCCGCCCCAGGGGCCCCGCGCCGTGCCCGTGGTGACGCAGCTGGCCGCCGTCCAGGCGGTGCCGGAACAGATCGTCACCATCGGCAGCGTCCAGCCGATCGCCGCCATCGCCATCAAGCCGCGCGTCGACAGCGCGGTCGAGACCGTCGCCTTCACCGAGGGGCAGGAGGTCAAGGCCGGCGACACCCTGTTCACCCTGGACAGCCGCTCGCTCGACGCCCAGCTCCGTCAGGCCCAGGCCAATCTGGAACGCGACCGCGCCAATCTGGAAAAGGCCAAGGGCGACGTGAAGCGCTATGCCGAACTGGTGCGCACCAGCGCCATCTCGCGCACCACCTATGACGCCGCCGTCGCCACCGCCGACGCGCTGGAGGGGACGGTCAAGGCCGACCTCGCGGCGATCGAGGCGGCGAAGGTCTCGCTCAGCTTCACCCGCATCACCGCGCCGATGGATGGCCGCACCGGCACCGTCGCCGCCAAGGTCGGGGCCATGGTCCGCGCCGCCGACAGCAACCCGCTGGTCACCCTGACCCAGCTGCGCCCGATCAACGTCTCCTTCAACGTTCCGGAGAAGCATCTGCCGGCGATCCGCGCCGCGATGGCCACCGGTTCGCTTCCCGTCACGGCCAGCATCGCCGGCGGGCATGGCCAAAATCCGGGGGGCGAGAAGGCGGAGGGCAGGCTGTCCTTCGTCGACAGCCAGGTCGACCAGCAGACCGGCACCATCCTGGTGAAGGGCGAGTTTCCCAACGCCGACACCCGGCTGTGGCCGGGCCAGTTCGTCGACACCACCCTGACCCTGCGCATCGAACAGAACGCCCTGACCGTCGCCGATCTGGCGGTGCAGACCGGGCAGAAGGGCCGCTTCGTCTATGTCGTCAAGGCCGACGAGACGGTCGAGGTCCGGCCGGTGACGGTGGAGCGGGTCCATGGCGGTCTCGCCGTGATCTCTTCGGGCCTGGAGAATGGCGAGCGCGTGGTGGTGGACGGCCAGTCGCGCCTGTTCCCCGGCGCCAAGATCACCGAGAAGCCCGGCGCCAAGCCCGCGGCCCCGGCGGGAGCGGCGACCGCGGAAGGCGGCAACCGGCAGGGCTCCGCCGCCGATGACGGCGCCCGGAAGGCGGCGGCGCGCGGCGCGGTCAGCCAGGTTCCGAGCGCAGGGGGTGCCACGTGA
- a CDS encoding TetR/AcrR family transcriptional regulator, with translation MPLDAEEIPDWRAKRREVILNAAAELFAGRDYASVQVEEVAKRAGVGKATLYRYFPSKEELYLESLERALGGLEHKLNAELAPRQVPASVRLSAMVSALVDTLSEQLQTLKLLGGDQSDLADRTRRILRRRSQRTASALQQVLADGMASGEFRRVDLEIVPLLIIGMVRGGIMQLGDRPREALERSVIDILMSGITNLPPFI, from the coding sequence ATGCCTCTCGATGCGGAAGAGATACCCGACTGGCGCGCCAAGCGGCGCGAGGTGATCCTCAATGCCGCGGCGGAGCTGTTCGCCGGCCGCGACTACGCCTCCGTCCAGGTGGAGGAGGTGGCGAAGCGGGCCGGCGTCGGCAAGGCCACGCTGTACCGCTACTTCCCCTCCAAGGAGGAGTTGTATCTGGAATCGCTGGAGCGCGCGCTCGGCGGGCTGGAGCACAAGCTGAACGCCGAACTGGCGCCGCGGCAGGTTCCCGCCTCCGTCCGCCTGTCGGCGATGGTGTCCGCCCTGGTGGACACGCTGAGCGAGCAGTTGCAGACGCTGAAGCTGCTGGGCGGCGACCAGTCCGATCTGGCCGACCGCACCCGCCGCATCCTGCGCCGCCGCAGCCAGCGCACCGCCAGCGCCTTGCAGCAGGTTCTGGCCGACGGCATGGCGTCCGGCGAGTTCCGCAGGGTCGATCTGGAGATCGTGCCGCTGCTGATCATCGGCATGGTCCGTGGCGGGATCATGCAACTGGGCGACCGTCCGCGCGAGGCTCTCGAGCGTTCCGTCATCGATATCCTGATGTCCGGCATCACAAATCTACCACCCTTCATCTAA
- a CDS encoding TRAP transporter substrate-binding protein codes for MKLLPTFAAACILLASQAHAEAVVKLGYTLPPDSMMGAGARAFTAELNKALPGKYRVDDQPGSKLGGDADVLKGLQLGTIEMTIVGGGGAISTVVPEVTVTDLPFLFRDSAHARAVLDGPIGAEILAAFPKYGLVGLAWGEQGMRQITNAKKPIRGLEDLKGIKLRTPQSPIYVATFKALGADVTPMPWPEVYPALQNGRIDGQENPAPTVVAAKLHEVQKYLTVSNHIYSSGVLVISGEFWAEVPDGDKPAFIAAAKAGGKAMRDYVDKANTESVEFLRSKGMEVSEITDRDSFVKAVQPVYEGIDPALAAIAKRIRDVK; via the coding sequence ATGAAACTGCTGCCCACCTTCGCCGCCGCTTGCATCCTGCTGGCATCCCAGGCGCACGCCGAGGCGGTCGTCAAGCTCGGCTACACCTTGCCGCCGGACTCGATGATGGGGGCGGGGGCGCGCGCCTTCACCGCCGAGCTGAACAAGGCTCTGCCGGGGAAGTACCGCGTCGACGACCAGCCGGGCTCCAAGCTGGGTGGCGACGCCGACGTTCTGAAGGGCCTGCAACTCGGCACGATCGAAATGACCATCGTCGGCGGCGGTGGCGCGATCAGCACCGTCGTACCCGAAGTGACGGTGACCGATCTGCCGTTCCTGTTCCGAGACAGCGCGCATGCGCGGGCCGTTCTCGATGGACCGATCGGAGCCGAGATCCTGGCGGCGTTCCCGAAATACGGTCTGGTCGGCCTCGCCTGGGGCGAACAGGGCATGCGCCAGATCACCAACGCGAAGAAGCCCATCCGCGGCCTGGAGGACCTGAAGGGCATCAAGCTGCGGACGCCGCAGAGCCCCATCTATGTGGCGACCTTCAAGGCCCTGGGCGCCGACGTCACCCCGATGCCTTGGCCGGAGGTCTATCCCGCGTTGCAGAACGGCCGCATCGATGGACAGGAGAACCCCGCCCCGACCGTGGTCGCGGCGAAGCTTCATGAGGTGCAGAAATATCTGACAGTTTCGAACCACATCTATTCGTCGGGCGTGCTCGTGATCTCCGGCGAGTTCTGGGCGGAAGTGCCGGATGGCGACAAGCCCGCCTTCATCGCGGCGGCCAAGGCCGGCGGCAAGGCGATGCGTGATTACGTCGACAAGGCGAATACGGAATCCGTGGAGTTCCTGCGCTCCAAGGGCATGGAGGTGTCGGAGATCACCGACCGAGACTCGTTCGTCAAGGCCGTGCAACCGGTCTATGAAGGGATTGATCCCGCGCTGGCCGCCATCGCCAAGCGCATCCGCGACGTGAAGTGA
- a CDS encoding methyl-accepting chemotaxis protein: MHLNNLSMSKRIFGGFAVLMGLFFTLGGVTISGLSSTENRMRDLVVINQVAADFAELRTLTSQVEASAQTAMGTGLVRDIDGARAGLAELRHAIEGILANAAAAGRGGVVNDALNAVSAEFNRVIATIERRRQLLDKLLAMGIDMGTTAEALDTQAAGAGDAAFASAASRVRTMVDNSRFLIVRFVMTNSPADSGLAEAEATKLKTAYAEASAMTPPTPRTKRFIAALAEDIKALPLVTAELITSSAERASAARALSEALGRLRGAAKAEADDLNERRGAAIGETQAAQSLMETVVIVVIVGLTLIGALMGWLGGRSITVPIIRMTTVMHRLAHNELSVEVPALDRGDEIGRMARAVQVFKENAQAVNHFRAEQAEAEMRAARERRLTMDALAEDFQSHVSGVVHLVGTAAREMGETSLSMASMSEQATNQVATVAVAAEKASDNVRTVAAATEELNSSTAEIGRHVSRANATAVGAANRAAQTDTIVRSLADAAQRIGEIVSMISGIAGQTNMLALNATIEAARAGEMGRGFAVVAGEVKNLASQTARATDEISGQVGAIQQVTAQAVEAIREIGSTIGEIGKVSAVIASAVERQMDATREIARSADLAATGTAEVLANIASVTEVVASAGKAAARVLQDSKILSQTSTELNTQTDSFIGRIRVG; this comes from the coding sequence ATGCATCTCAATAACCTCAGCATGTCGAAGCGGATCTTCGGCGGATTCGCGGTTCTGATGGGGCTGTTCTTTACATTGGGAGGTGTAACGATCAGTGGCCTCAGCTCCACCGAAAACCGCATGCGGGATCTGGTGGTCATCAACCAGGTCGCGGCCGACTTCGCCGAGCTGCGCACCCTGACCAGCCAGGTCGAAGCATCGGCGCAAACGGCGATGGGCACCGGACTGGTGAGGGATATCGACGGTGCCCGCGCCGGTCTCGCCGAGCTTCGGCATGCGATCGAGGGCATTCTCGCCAACGCCGCGGCGGCGGGACGGGGGGGCGTCGTCAACGACGCGCTGAACGCCGTCAGCGCCGAATTCAACCGCGTCATCGCCACGATCGAACGCCGCCGGCAGTTGCTGGACAAGCTCCTTGCCATGGGAATTGACATGGGTACGACCGCCGAGGCGCTCGATACCCAGGCCGCGGGGGCCGGCGATGCGGCTTTCGCCTCGGCGGCTTCGCGTGTGCGCACGATGGTCGACAACAGCCGTTTCCTGATCGTTCGCTTCGTCATGACCAATTCCCCGGCGGACTCCGGCCTTGCGGAGGCGGAAGCCACCAAGCTGAAGACCGCTTACGCCGAAGCATCGGCGATGACGCCGCCGACGCCGCGGACGAAGCGCTTCATCGCGGCGCTTGCCGAGGACATCAAGGCGCTGCCGCTGGTCACGGCCGAGCTGATCACCAGCTCGGCCGAGCGCGCCAGCGCGGCCAGGGCGCTGTCCGAGGCTCTTGGCCGGCTGCGCGGCGCCGCCAAGGCGGAAGCGGACGATTTGAACGAGCGGCGCGGCGCGGCCATCGGGGAAACCCAGGCGGCCCAGAGCCTGATGGAAACCGTCGTCATCGTCGTCATCGTCGGGCTGACCCTGATCGGCGCCCTGATGGGGTGGTTGGGTGGACGTTCGATCACCGTACCCATCATCCGGATGACCACGGTCATGCACCGGCTCGCCCACAACGAACTGAGCGTCGAGGTGCCGGCCCTGGATCGCGGCGACGAGATCGGCCGGATGGCGCGGGCCGTCCAGGTCTTCAAGGAAAACGCCCAGGCCGTGAATCATTTCCGCGCCGAGCAGGCGGAGGCCGAGATGCGCGCCGCCCGCGAGCGGCGCCTGACGATGGACGCGCTGGCCGAGGACTTCCAATCGCATGTGAGCGGCGTGGTGCATCTGGTCGGCACTGCGGCGCGGGAAATGGGTGAAACCTCGCTGTCGATGGCCTCGATGTCGGAACAGGCGACGAATCAGGTCGCCACCGTCGCTGTCGCCGCCGAAAAGGCCTCTGACAACGTCCGCACGGTGGCCGCCGCCACCGAGGAGCTGAATTCCTCGACCGCCGAGATCGGCCGTCACGTCAGCCGAGCCAACGCCACCGCCGTCGGCGCGGCCAACCGGGCGGCGCAGACCGACACCATCGTCCGCAGCCTCGCCGACGCCGCCCAGCGGATCGGCGAGATCGTCAGCATGATCAGCGGCATCGCCGGACAGACCAACATGCTGGCGCTCAACGCCACCATCGAGGCGGCCCGGGCCGGCGAGATGGGCAGGGGGTTTGCCGTGGTGGCCGGCGAGGTCAAGAACCTCGCCAGCCAGACGGCGCGCGCCACGGACGAGATCAGCGGTCAGGTGGGCGCCATCCAGCAGGTGACCGCACAGGCGGTGGAGGCGATCCGCGAGATCGGTTCGACCATCGGCGAGATCGGCAAGGTGTCGGCGGTCATCGCCTCCGCCGTCGAACGGCAGATGGACGCCACGCGCGAAATCGCACGCAGCGCGGATCTCGCGGCGACCGGTACGGCCGAGGTCCTCGCCAACATCGCGAGCGTCACCGAGGTGGTCGCCTCCGCCGGCAAGGCGGCCGCCCGGGTGCTCCAGGATTCCAAGATCCTCTCCCAGACATCGACCGAGCTGAACACGCAGACCGACAGTTTCATCGGGCGAATCCGCGTCGGCTGA
- a CDS encoding efflux RND transporter permease subunit encodes MNLSELCIRRPVMTILLTAALILSGLAAYRQLPTAALPRVDFPVVSVTATLPGASPETMAASVAGPLEREFSTIAGIDTITSNSTLGNSSIIIQFVLDRDIDAAAADVQAAIARSQRSLPAEMTTPPSYRKVNPADQPVLFLSLNSPTLPLAKLNDIAETLIQPKVATLPGVAQVQIYGSQKFAVRVQINPNALALRGIGIDELQKAMTAANANTPVGTLTGQQQQLVIAANPQLPDADAFRKLIVAYRNNAPVRLGDVAQVLDSVENTRTASWLNGTRSIMLAIQRQPDANTVEVVDRVRALVPIFKTQLPAAADIKVVNDRSESIRQAVEDVQFTLGLTIVLVVLVIFLFLRRLSATLIPALAVPISLIATAGGMHVMGFSIDNISLMALTLAVGLVVDDAIVMMENIVRYVEEGMKPFEAAIKGAREIGFTILSITLSLVAVFIPILLMGGVVGRLFHEFAMVVTMSIGASAFVSLTLTPMMCSRFLVHQPHGHEEGWFGRTLEAGFSAILNGYARTLRWTLRHRPLMGLVMIGTVIGTAMLYQAIPKGFFPTEDIGQIQVTTEARADIAFPSMAELQQQVAAIMKANPAVVDVISSVGVGGSTGNQGRMFITLKPRDQRPPATEVIQQLRRQVNGIPGMAVYMQPVQNLRIGGRSSKSLYQYTIQGLDLAELYQWSGRLEQTLRGIPILQDVTSDLQLNNPQAYVHIDREKAATLGVGVDQVRSTLYSAFGQRQVSTIYTPSNDYQVLIELEPKYQSDDSSLSRVYVRSATTGKLVPLDAFARVERTAGALAVNHQGQLPAVTLSFNLTPGASLGQAVDMIRVSEREMGLPPTITTGFAGTAQVFQDAQAGQALLLSAAVLVIYIVLGVLYESFIHPLTILSGLPSAAIGALATLMLFDVELSVIAIIGILMLIGIVKKNAIMMIDFAVEARRNGMSARDAIEQACLLRFRPIIMTTMAAIMGTLPIAIAQGAAAELRQPLGLAVVGGLCVSQVLTLYITPSLYLYMEDFGRFVGNLFGGRKADLPHVPPQGPMPAGGDD; translated from the coding sequence GTGAACCTTTCGGAACTCTGCATCCGCCGTCCGGTGATGACCATTCTCCTGACGGCGGCCCTGATCCTCAGCGGTCTGGCGGCCTATCGCCAACTGCCGACGGCGGCGCTGCCGCGGGTTGATTTTCCGGTCGTCAGCGTCACCGCGACGCTTCCCGGCGCCTCGCCGGAGACGATGGCGGCCTCCGTCGCCGGCCCGCTGGAGCGTGAGTTCTCCACCATCGCCGGCATCGACACCATCACCTCGAACAGCACGCTCGGCAACAGCAGCATCATCATCCAGTTCGTGCTGGACCGCGACATCGACGCGGCGGCGGCCGACGTCCAGGCGGCCATCGCCCGCAGCCAGCGCAGCCTGCCGGCGGAGATGACGACGCCGCCCAGCTACCGCAAGGTCAATCCGGCCGACCAGCCGGTGCTGTTCCTGTCGCTGAACTCGCCGACCCTGCCGCTGGCCAAGCTGAACGACATCGCCGAGACGCTGATCCAGCCCAAGGTGGCGACCCTGCCGGGCGTGGCCCAGGTCCAGATCTACGGCTCGCAGAAATTCGCGGTGCGGGTGCAGATCAACCCCAACGCGCTGGCCCTGCGCGGCATCGGCATCGACGAGTTGCAGAAGGCGATGACGGCCGCCAACGCCAACACTCCCGTGGGCACCCTGACCGGGCAGCAGCAGCAGCTTGTCATCGCCGCCAACCCGCAGCTTCCCGACGCCGACGCCTTCCGCAAGCTGATCGTCGCCTATCGCAACAACGCCCCCGTGCGGCTGGGCGACGTGGCCCAGGTGCTGGACAGCGTCGAGAACACCCGCACCGCCAGCTGGCTGAACGGCACGCGCAGCATCATGCTGGCGATCCAGCGCCAGCCCGACGCCAACACGGTCGAGGTGGTCGACCGCGTGCGCGCCCTGGTGCCGATCTTCAAGACCCAGCTTCCGGCCGCCGCCGACATCAAGGTGGTGAACGACCGTTCGGAATCGATCCGGCAGGCGGTGGAGGACGTGCAGTTCACGCTCGGCCTGACCATCGTCCTGGTCGTGCTGGTCATCTTCCTGTTCCTGCGCCGGCTGTCGGCGACGCTGATCCCGGCGCTGGCCGTGCCGATCTCGCTGATCGCGACGGCCGGCGGCATGCATGTCATGGGCTTTTCCATCGACAACATCTCGCTGATGGCGCTGACGCTGGCGGTCGGGCTGGTGGTGGACGACGCCATCGTGATGATGGAGAACATCGTCCGCTATGTCGAAGAGGGGATGAAGCCGTTCGAGGCGGCGATCAAGGGCGCGCGCGAGATCGGCTTCACCATCCTGTCGATCACCCTGTCGCTGGTCGCCGTCTTCATCCCCATCCTGCTGATGGGCGGCGTGGTCGGGCGGCTGTTCCACGAATTCGCCATGGTGGTCACCATGTCGATCGGCGCCTCGGCCTTCGTGTCGCTGACGCTGACGCCGATGATGTGCTCCCGCTTCCTCGTCCACCAGCCCCACGGCCATGAGGAGGGCTGGTTCGGCCGCACGCTGGAGGCCGGTTTTTCCGCCATTCTCAACGGCTATGCCCGGACCCTGCGCTGGACCCTGCGCCACCGGCCGTTGATGGGGCTGGTGATGATCGGCACCGTGATCGGCACGGCCATGCTGTACCAGGCGATTCCCAAGGGCTTCTTCCCGACCGAGGACATCGGCCAGATCCAGGTGACGACGGAGGCGCGGGCCGACATCGCCTTCCCGTCGATGGCCGAACTCCAGCAGCAGGTCGCCGCCATCATGAAGGCCAACCCGGCGGTGGTCGACGTCATCTCCTCCGTCGGCGTCGGCGGCAGCACCGGCAACCAGGGCCGCATGTTCATCACCCTGAAGCCGCGTGACCAGCGCCCGCCGGCGACCGAGGTGATCCAGCAGCTGCGCCGGCAGGTCAACGGCATCCCCGGCATGGCCGTCTACATGCAGCCGGTGCAGAATCTGCGCATCGGCGGCCGGTCGTCCAAGAGCCTCTACCAGTACACCATCCAGGGTCTCGATCTGGCCGAGCTTTACCAATGGTCGGGCCGGCTGGAGCAGACCCTGCGCGGCATCCCCATCCTGCAGGACGTCACCAGCGATCTTCAGCTGAACAACCCGCAGGCCTATGTCCACATCGACCGCGAAAAGGCGGCGACGCTGGGCGTCGGCGTCGATCAGGTGCGCTCGACCCTCTACAGCGCCTTCGGCCAGCGTCAGGTCTCGACCATCTACACCCCCAGCAACGACTATCAGGTGCTGATCGAGCTGGAGCCGAAATACCAGAGCGACGACAGTTCGCTGTCGCGCGTCTATGTCCGCTCCGCCACCACCGGCAAGCTGGTGCCGCTCGACGCCTTCGCGCGGGTGGAGCGCACCGCCGGGGCGCTGGCGGTCAACCACCAGGGCCAGCTTCCGGCGGTGACGCTGTCCTTCAACCTGACGCCCGGCGCCTCGCTGGGGCAGGCGGTCGACATGATCCGCGTGTCGGAGCGCGAGATGGGACTGCCGCCCACCATCACCACCGGCTTCGCCGGCACCGCCCAGGTGTTCCAGGACGCACAGGCCGGTCAGGCGCTGCTGCTGTCGGCGGCGGTGCTGGTGATCTACATCGTGCTGGGCGTGCTGTACGAGAGCTTCATCCACCCGCTGACCATCCTGTCCGGCCTGCCCTCGGCGGCGATCGGGGCGCTGGCGACGCTGATGCTGTTCGACGTCGAACTCAGCGTCATCGCCATCATCGGCATCCTGATGCTGATCGGCATCGTGAAGAAGAACGCGATCATGATGATCGACTTCGCGGTCGAGGCCCGGCGCAACGGCATGTCGGCGCGCGACGCCATCGAACAGGCATGCCTGCTGCGCTTCCGTCCGATCATCATGACGACGATGGCGGCGATCATGGGCACACTGCCCATCGCCATCGCCCAGGGCGCCGCCGCCGAACTGCGCCAGCCGCTGGGCCTCGCCGTGGTCGGCGGCCTGTGCGTGTCGCAGGTGCTGACGCTCTACATCACCCCGTCGCTCTACCTCTACATGGAGGATTTCGGCCGGTTCGTCGGCAACCTGTTCGGCGGCCGCAAGGCCGACCTTCCCCATGTTCCCCCACAAGGCCCGATGCCGGCGGGCGGCGACGATTGA
- a CDS encoding PAS-domain containing protein: MPARNPDHPTNRPAPVDAPGQQPLAGDDLAMLALEQMDQGVILVDAALTVRIINSRLYDLFDVPRGYLPGDDCFGIIQFLARRGEYGPGDPEAIAARHMERARRADPPLYEHRRPDGRVLEVRTRQTSGGGFVRTYSDVTERRRAEDELATQRHLLRLTLENMGQGIVLLDRDLHYMAWNSNALQLFGMTEEVMRANPSLVDVARHQIASGLVGLPAGSPDFGDDLDAKTAYLMERIGRPEREFVYARPQGDGRFIEVRVVPLPDGGQVRTFTDITNRVIADEALRQGREILTGVIDAIPALIDVKDRDGTVRLTNRFYRETYGPAVVPPPGEAADRAAALDRLVVDSGQGVPFHEDRAPDGCGVPRDWLTTKMPLTDEGGEVTHIVTVALDITARKRAEAELRDAQASLIQAEKLSSLAQLVAGVAHEVNTPIGVTLTAISHLGEEVARIRALFEENRIRRRDFQEFLDVAWESTRMIMTNVERATGLIQSFKQVAADQASGERRPFDLAAYVDEVLLSLRPSLRRTRVVVELDIPAGLIIDGYPGAFAQVLSNLVINALVHAFDEGESGLIRLSAREEPEGWIEMRYADDGKGIPEAIRSRIFEPFFTTRRGLGASGLGLSICANIMTATMRGSIALDRNGEGEERGARFLLRFPMG, from the coding sequence TTGCCAGCCCGGAACCCCGACCACCCGACGAACCGCCCCGCTCCGGTTGACGCGCCTGGACAGCAGCCGCTGGCCGGCGACGATCTCGCCATGCTGGCGCTGGAGCAGATGGACCAGGGCGTCATATTGGTCGATGCCGCCCTGACGGTGCGGATCATCAACAGCCGGCTGTACGACCTGTTCGACGTGCCGCGCGGCTATCTGCCCGGTGACGACTGTTTCGGCATCATCCAGTTTCTCGCCCGTCGCGGCGAATACGGCCCCGGGGATCCCGAAGCCATCGCCGCCCGCCATATGGAGCGGGCGCGTCGCGCCGATCCGCCGCTCTACGAGCATCGCCGTCCCGATGGCCGGGTGCTGGAGGTGCGGACCCGGCAAACCTCCGGCGGCGGTTTCGTCCGCACCTACTCCGACGTGACCGAGCGTCGCCGGGCGGAGGATGAGCTGGCGACGCAGCGCCATCTGCTGCGCCTGACGCTGGAGAATATGGGGCAGGGCATCGTCCTGCTCGACCGCGACCTGCATTACATGGCCTGGAACAGCAACGCGCTGCAACTGTTCGGCATGACCGAGGAGGTGATGCGGGCCAATCCGTCGCTGGTCGATGTGGCGCGCCATCAGATCGCCAGCGGTCTGGTCGGGCTTCCGGCGGGATCGCCGGATTTCGGCGATGATCTCGACGCCAAGACCGCCTATCTGATGGAGCGGATCGGCCGTCCGGAGCGCGAGTTCGTCTATGCCCGGCCCCAGGGGGACGGCCGTTTCATCGAGGTGCGGGTGGTGCCGCTGCCCGATGGCGGACAGGTGCGGACCTTCACCGACATCACCAATCGGGTCATCGCCGACGAGGCGTTGCGCCAGGGCCGGGAGATCCTGACCGGCGTGATCGACGCCATCCCGGCGCTGATCGATGTGAAGGATCGCGACGGCACCGTGCGGCTGACCAACCGCTTCTACCGCGAGACCTATGGCCCCGCGGTCGTCCCGCCGCCGGGCGAGGCGGCCGACCGGGCCGCCGCCTTGGACCGGCTGGTGGTGGACAGCGGCCAGGGCGTTCCCTTCCACGAGGATCGCGCGCCCGATGGCTGCGGTGTTCCGCGCGACTGGCTGACCACCAAGATGCCGCTGACCGACGAGGGCGGCGAGGTCACCCACATCGTCACGGTGGCGCTGGACATCACCGCGCGCAAACGGGCGGAGGCGGAGCTGCGCGACGCCCAGGCCAGCCTGATCCAGGCGGAGAAGCTGTCGTCGCTCGCCCAACTGGTCGCCGGCGTGGCGCATGAGGTGAACACCCCCATCGGCGTCACCCTGACCGCCATTTCCCATCTGGGCGAGGAGGTCGCCCGCATCCGCGCCCTGTTCGAGGAGAACCGCATCCGCCGCCGCGATTTCCAGGAATTCCTCGACGTGGCGTGGGAATCGACGCGGATGATCATGACGAATGTCGAGCGCGCCACCGGCCTGATCCAGAGCTTCAAGCAGGTCGCCGCCGATCAGGCCAGCGGCGAGCGCCGTCCCTTCGATCTCGCCGCCTATGTCGACGAGGTGCTGCTCAGCCTGCGCCCCAGCCTGCGCCGCACGCGGGTGGTGGTTGAGCTGGACATCCCCGCCGGCCTGATCATCGACGGCTATCCCGGCGCCTTCGCCCAGGTGCTGTCCAACCTGGTCATCAACGCCCTGGTCCATGCCTTCGACGAGGGGGAGAGCGGCCTCATCCGTCTGTCGGCCCGCGAGGAGCCGGAGGGCTGGATCGAGATGCGCTATGCCGACGACGGCAAGGGCATCCCGGAGGCCATCCGCTCCCGCATCTTCGAGCCCTTCTTCACCACCCGGCGCGGCCTGGGCGCCAGCGGCTTGGGATTGAGCATCTGCGCCAATATCATGACCGCCACCATGCGCGGCAGCATCGCGCTGGACCGGAATGGCGAGGGGGAGGAACGGGGCGCGCGCTTCCTGCTGCGCTTTCCGATGGGGTAG